From Woronichinia naegeliana WA131, the proteins below share one genomic window:
- the clpP gene encoding ATP-dependent Clp endopeptidase proteolytic subunit ClpP produces MVQSRSPQYPIQSYRHPQVQNVVPMVVEQSGLGERAFDIYSRLLRERIIFLGTPVDDQVADSIVAQLLFLDAEDPEKDIQIYINSPGGSVYAGLAIYDTMQQIRPDVVTICFGLAASMGAFLLSGGTKGKRMALPSSRIMIHQPLGGAQGQAVEIEIQAREILYIKERLNTMLAEHTGQPMDRIMEDTERDFFMSAQDAQEYGLIDRVIFRPHLPDPTVPVTSLS; encoded by the coding sequence ATGGTTCAATCGCGATCGCCCCAATACCCCATTCAGAGCTATCGTCATCCCCAGGTGCAGAACGTCGTTCCGATGGTGGTGGAACAATCAGGGCTAGGAGAAAGAGCCTTTGATATTTATTCGCGCTTACTCAGAGAAAGAATTATTTTCCTGGGAACCCCAGTCGATGATCAAGTGGCCGATTCCATTGTGGCCCAACTGCTCTTTTTAGATGCAGAAGATCCCGAAAAAGATATTCAGATTTATATTAATTCTCCTGGTGGTTCAGTTTATGCTGGCTTAGCGATTTACGACACCATGCAGCAGATCCGTCCTGATGTGGTCACCATTTGCTTTGGATTAGCGGCCAGTATGGGGGCTTTTCTCTTGTCGGGTGGTACAAAAGGCAAAAGAATGGCTCTACCCAGTTCACGAATTATGATTCACCAGCCGCTAGGAGGTGCTCAAGGTCAAGCGGTTGAGATCGAAATTCAGGCAAGAGAAATTCTTTATATCAAGGAACGTCTCAATACCATGTTAGCCGAACATACAGGGCAACCGATGGATCGCATTATGGAAGATACGGAACGCGACTTTTTCATGTCGGCTCAGGATGCCCAGGAGTATGGGCTGATTGATCGTGTCATTTTCCGTCCCCATCTCCCTGATCCCACCGTCCCTGTCACCTCTCTTAGTTAG
- the tig gene encoding trigger factor — translation MKVTQEKLPDSQIGLEIEIPAEKSQAAYEKVVKNLARTVNIPGFRKGKVPRQVLLQRLGASYIKATALEELIQDSFKQALEQEEITALGNYNLRSSFDELVEKFIPGVPLSFQAAVDVAPSVVLGDYKALSVKAEETPYDPQSVEDWLQQRREQQADLVPIEDRPAQRGDVAIVDYQAYALSEDGSKGEAIADIKGTDFKIDLEEGRFVEGMVEGIVGTALDENKDITVVFPDDYPLETVAGQSVIFNITLKEIKAKELPELDDDFAGEVSEYATLAELRESLEKQYQEEAEEQTNNSIDNAILDALLTVGEIDLPDTLVQEEITRVLQQTALQMEQMGLDIRQLFGSEHLTALRENARPEAVERLKQALIVQEIAKIEDLKPEAEALTARINEIRTQLAGQTINQEKLTEVVTEELTSKKVLELLRNQIQVERVPKGTLNPPDEEDVLEAEVSEVVEAIEAEVSEVVEAIEAEVSEVVEESAAQPE, via the coding sequence ATGAAAGTCACCCAGGAAAAACTCCCTGACAGTCAAATCGGTTTAGAAATTGAGATCCCGGCTGAAAAATCTCAGGCAGCCTACGAAAAAGTTGTCAAGAACCTTGCCCGCACCGTGAATATTCCTGGGTTTCGGAAAGGGAAAGTACCGCGTCAAGTTCTGCTACAACGGCTAGGAGCCAGCTATATCAAGGCCACCGCTTTGGAAGAATTAATCCAAGATAGTTTCAAACAGGCCTTGGAACAGGAAGAGATTACGGCTCTAGGCAATTACAACTTACGGTCTAGCTTTGATGAGTTAGTGGAGAAATTTATTCCAGGGGTTCCCCTCAGCTTTCAGGCGGCGGTAGATGTTGCGCCCAGTGTTGTCCTCGGTGACTACAAAGCTCTGTCGGTCAAAGCCGAGGAAACCCCCTATGATCCCCAATCGGTCGAGGACTGGCTCCAACAACGACGAGAACAACAGGCAGATTTAGTCCCAATTGAAGATCGTCCAGCCCAAAGGGGAGATGTGGCCATTGTTGATTATCAAGCCTATGCCCTCTCAGAAGATGGCAGCAAGGGAGAGGCGATCGCCGATATTAAAGGAACCGACTTTAAGATTGATCTAGAGGAAGGTCGTTTTGTCGAAGGCATGGTAGAGGGAATTGTGGGTACTGCCCTAGATGAAAACAAGGACATTACCGTTGTATTTCCTGACGATTATCCCTTGGAAACCGTTGCAGGTCAGTCTGTTATCTTTAATATCACGCTCAAAGAAATTAAAGCCAAAGAATTACCCGAACTGGATGATGACTTTGCCGGTGAGGTGAGTGAATATGCCACCTTGGCCGAACTCAGGGAATCTCTGGAGAAACAATATCAAGAGGAAGCAGAGGAGCAAACCAACAACAGTATTGATAATGCCATCTTAGACGCTTTACTGACAGTCGGTGAAATCGATTTACCAGACACATTGGTTCAAGAGGAGATCACCAGGGTTCTTCAACAGACGGCTCTTCAGATGGAACAAATGGGGTTAGATATTCGCCAGTTGTTCGGGTCAGAACATCTTACTGCGCTTCGAGAAAATGCTCGCCCTGAAGCGGTAGAACGGTTAAAACAAGCTCTGATTGTGCAAGAAATTGCCAAAATTGAAGATCTCAAACCGGAGGCAGAAGCACTAACGGCCAGAATCAATGAGATTCGGACTCAACTAGCCGGACAAACCATTAACCAAGAAAAGTTGACAGAGGTTGTCACGGAAGAATTGACCAGCAAGAAAGTACTGGAACTGTTGCGGAATCAAATTCAAGTTGAACGGGTTCCTAAAGGAACGCTGAATCCACCGGACGAAGAAGACGTTTTGGAGGCCGAGGTCAGTGAAGTGGTTGAAGCGATAGAGGCCGAGGTCAGTGAAGTGGTTGAAGCGATAGAAGCAGAAGTCAGCGAAGTCGTTGAGGAAAGTGCAGCGCAGCCAGAATAA
- a CDS encoding aspartate-semialdehyde dehydrogenase has product MSRAVRVAILGATGAVGTELLELLESRQFPVSQLTLLASPRSEGKRMMFRGQSLVVEAVNENSFKEVDLVLASAGGSSSKAWAETIVKSGAVMIDNSSAFRMLPTVPLVVPEINPEAAEKHQGIIANPNCTTILLGVAVYPLHLVQPIKRMVIATYQSASGAGARAMEEVKQQTQAILAGEQPKAEILPYPLAFNLFPHNSPLTESGYCEEEMKMINETRKIFDAPQIQITATCVRVPVLRAHSEAVNLEFERPFAVAKAREILSQAPGVELLEDWQANYFPMPIDATGKDDVLVGRIRQDLSHANGLELWLCGDQIRKGAALNAIQIAELLVKKDLLRPTLAIA; this is encoded by the coding sequence TTGTCTAGAGCAGTACGGGTCGCTATTCTGGGGGCGACAGGAGCCGTTGGCACTGAACTACTAGAACTGCTTGAGAGTCGTCAATTTCCAGTCAGTCAACTGACCTTGCTGGCCTCTCCTCGTTCGGAGGGGAAAAGGATGATGTTTCGAGGGCAATCTTTAGTCGTAGAAGCAGTGAACGAAAACTCGTTTAAAGAAGTTGATCTGGTTTTAGCCTCCGCCGGTGGTTCAAGCTCTAAAGCCTGGGCCGAAACCATTGTGAAGTCTGGGGCGGTGATGATTGACAACTCCAGTGCTTTTCGTATGTTGCCGACGGTGCCATTGGTGGTTCCAGAAATTAACCCCGAAGCGGCTGAAAAACATCAGGGTATTATTGCCAACCCCAACTGTACAACGATTTTATTGGGCGTTGCGGTCTATCCATTGCATCTTGTCCAACCCATTAAGCGCATGGTGATTGCTACCTACCAGTCCGCTAGTGGAGCCGGAGCCAGGGCCATGGAAGAGGTTAAACAGCAAACCCAGGCAATTTTAGCGGGGGAACAGCCCAAGGCGGAAATCTTGCCCTATCCCTTAGCCTTCAATCTTTTTCCCCATAACTCACCCTTAACGGAATCTGGTTATTGTGAGGAGGAGATGAAGATGATTAATGAGACTCGCAAAATTTTTGATGCTCCTCAGATCCAAATTACGGCAACCTGTGTGCGAGTCCCGGTGCTTCGGGCCCATTCGGAGGCGGTTAATTTAGAATTTGAGCGTCCTTTTGCGGTGGCCAAGGCTAGGGAAATTTTGTCCCAAGCTCCTGGAGTTGAACTTTTGGAGGATTGGCAAGCTAATTATTTTCCCATGCCCATTGATGCGACAGGGAAGGATGATGTTTTAGTGGGGCGAATTCGCCAGGATCTTTCCCATGCCAACGGTTTGGAACTCTGGCTCTGTGGGGATCAGATTCGTAAGGGGGCAGCCCTGAATGCGATTCAAATTGCCGAATTGTTGGTAAAAAAAGATCTCTTACGCCCAACTTTAGCGATCGCCTAA